The following DNA comes from Lentibacillus sp. Marseille-P4043.
ATGGGGAAAGGTGGTAAAAGCTTGAAACAAGAAGATTTCCAGGATCGGTATGAAGCTAATAAGCAAAGATGGTATAAAAGTATTGCACCTAAATTGGACAAGCGTGCCAAGGATAATGGATGGGAAGAAATTTACATTGTTGGCGGATCGGATGCCTCCTGGGAAATAAAGGCACAAATGAACAAGTCTGTTGATCAAGTGATTCAAAAAAATTTGCTAGAACAAGAAGAATCCAAAGTGCTGGAGGATGTGTTTGGTTAAGGTAAAGAGGATGTAAAAGCCAAATTGGCTTTTACATCCTCTTTGTTCTTCTTATTTCAAAATGCTTTTCTCATTATCTAATATTCTATTGATTCCTTTGATAACATCTTCTTTAATAACCGGGTTGCGAATAGCCATTTCAAGTGTTGTCAAGACAAATCCAAGCTTTTCTCCAACATCATAACGATTCCCCTCGAAATTATATGCAAGGACACCGTGACGTTTATTCAGCATTTGTATAGCATCGGTAAGTTGAATTTCTCCTCCGGCGCCAATTTCATGTCGGTCCAAAAATTGGAAGATCTCGGGTGTTAACACATAACGGCCCAGAATAGCTAAATTGGAAGGAGCATTGTCTTTTGGTTTTTCAACAAAGCAATTGACTTGGTACAATCGCCCTTCACATCCGTTTGGGTCAATGATACCATAACGGTGGGTTTCATTTTCAGGAACTTCTTGAACACCAATCACAGATGATCCAGTTGTTTCATATTGAGCGATGATTTGCTTTATGCAAGGTGTATCTGCTTGGACAATATCGTCACCTAAAAGGACTGCAAATGGTTCTTCCCCAATAAATTTTCTGGCACACCAGACAGCATGCCCGAGTCCTTTTGGTTCTTTTTGCCGAATGTAATGAATATCAACACTAGCTGAATCACGAACCTTTTGTAGTAAATCGAACTTTTCTTTTTGAATCAGATTTTCTTCTAATTCAAAACTGTGGTCAAAGTGGTCTTCAATTGCACGTTTACCTTTTCCGGTTACAATAATGATATCTTCAATTCCTGCTTCAACGGCTTCTTCCACAATGTACTGAATGGTTGGCTTATCTACAATAGGCAGCATTTCTTTGGGCATCGCTTTTGTTGCTGGTAAGAAACGGGTACCTAATCCTGCTGCTGGAATAATCGCTTTCCGTACTTTTTTCAATTCAATCCCCCCTATGTTGCATGTTGAAATAAACCGTAAATCGTGTATGAGGTCTATGTTGGATAAAATTGCTAAGAACTTGAGAAGTCTAAATTAATCACAATTGTTCCTTCGTGC
Coding sequences within:
- the galU gene encoding UTP--glucose-1-phosphate uridylyltransferase GalU yields the protein MKKVRKAIIPAAGLGTRFLPATKAMPKEMLPIVDKPTIQYIVEEAVEAGIEDIIIVTGKGKRAIEDHFDHSFELEENLIQKEKFDLLQKVRDSASVDIHYIRQKEPKGLGHAVWCARKFIGEEPFAVLLGDDIVQADTPCIKQIIAQYETTGSSVIGVQEVPENETHRYGIIDPNGCEGRLYQVNCFVEKPKDNAPSNLAILGRYVLTPEIFQFLDRHEIGAGGEIQLTDAIQMLNKRHGVLAYNFEGNRYDVGEKLGFVLTTLEMAIRNPVIKEDVIKGINRILDNEKSILK